CACCATCCTCTCCGAGCGGCTGATGGACCCGGAACTGGTGAAGGTCTTCGCCGCCGAATACATCGCCGAGCGCAATCGCCTGGCCGCCAGACATGTCGATGACCGGGCGGTCAAGGAGAAGGAGCTGGCCAAGATCATCAGGGACCAGGACGTGCTGGTGAACGCGCTCCTCTCCGGCCTGCCGCCCGAACGCATCAAGGCCAAGCTGGAACAGCTGGAGACCCGCCAGAAGCACCTGGAACGGGACCTGGCCACCGCCCCGGCCCCGGCGGCACTGACCCGGATCCACCCCAGGATGGCGGAGAACTGGCAGGAGCGGATCCGGGCGCTGATCGCCGGGCTGACGGAACCGGAGGCCGAGGGCGAGGCTCGCGAGGCGATCCGGGGCCTGATCGAGAAGATCGTGGCGACGCCGGTGCCGACCAAGGGCAGGCGGATGCGCCTCGAACTGGTGCTGCACGGCGATCTAGCGGGGATCTTGGCGCTGAGCCTGAATGCGGATCGGCTGTCCGGACAGCAAAAAACCTCCTGCGAACAGGAGGTTATGGAAAGTGCAGGATTTCTGGTTGCGGGGGCACGCAACCGCCGTAGCCTACCGGAACTTCGATGTGCCGTTTGATGCTGACCGGCACTGGGGGTCTGCGGGGTGGAGCGGGCGGCTCCTGAAACCGGTCATCTCGAGTTCGCTGCGAGATTGGCTACGTGAACGTCGACGTTGACCAAGCTTCATAGCGTCAAAACGCTTTAAGGTGCTTTCAATCGCTCACCCCGTGCCAACAGAAGCCAGTGGCCAACATGCTCTTGACGTAGTTAGTTGAACGTCCATTGCCAGTGCAAAAAAAATCCCAATTATCCACGAGAAAAAGCGGTGCTTTTGGGTATGCTAGGTGTTCAGTCCCGGCATTTGGTGGATCGGGTTCAGGATGAATCTGTCTGGCTCTGATGTCCAGATCTTGCAGATGTATTCGTAGGGTAATCCTCCCCGTTTTAACGGGGCTCGATCGTAGAACTCACGCGGCCATTTTTAGCTTCATGGCGGGTGTGACGCCGCCAATGCCCATGTTGGGGCGTTCGTTGTTGTAGGTCCATAGCCATTCGGTAGCGATCTGCTGCACCTCCTCGATGGTTTCAAAGATGTAGAGGTCCAGCCATTCGTGCCGGACCGTTCGGTTGTAGCGCTCGACGTAGGCGTTCTGTTGCGGCTTTCCGGGCTGGATGTAGCTCAGGGCGATGCCCTGCTTCTCAGCCCAGATCGTCAGCGTGGAACTGACATATTCGGGGCCGTTGTCCACCCTGATCGCCAGAGGCTTGCCGCGCCATTCGATGATCTGGTTCAGGGACCGGACGACCCGCTCGGCAGGCAGCGAGAAGTCGACCTCGATGCCAAGGCCTTCGCGGTTGAAGTCGTCCAGCACGTTCAGAAGCCGGAATTGCCGCCCGTCGGCCAGGCGGTCGGCCATGAAATCCATCGACCAGACCAGGTTCGGGGCATCCGGTACCGCCAGTTCCTCGGGCTTCTCGCGCTTGAGACGTCGCCGCGGCTTGATGCGCAGGTTCAGTTCCAGCTCGCAGTAGATCCGGTGGACCCGCTTGTGGTTCCAGACATGCCCCTTCACGTTCCGCAGGTGCAGGAAACACAGGCCGAAGCCCCACGTCTTGTGGACGTTGGTCAGCCCCACCAGCAGGTCGGCGATCAT
This portion of the Paracoccus sp. N5 genome encodes:
- a CDS encoding IS3 family transposase (programmed frameshift), whose translation is MKKSRFTEAQIMGVLRQAEGGLAVPELCREHGISSATFYKWRAKYGGMDASMMSQMKALEDENRRLKRMFADLSMQADLLREALGKKLTRPAQRRELAEKAVAMKGVSIALACRAFGVSETCFRYSPKRDDENEMIADLLVGLTNVHKTWGFGLCFLHLRNVKGHVWNHKRVHRIYCELELNLRIKPRRRLKREKPEELAVPDAPNLVWSMDFMADRLADGRQFRLLNVLDDFNREGLGIEVDFSLPAERVVRSLNQIIEWRGKPLAIRVDNGPEYVSSTLTIWAEKQGIALSYIQPGKPQQNAYVERYNRTVRHEWLDLYIFETIEEVQQIATEWLWTYNNERPNMGIGGVTPAMKLKMAA